Genomic segment of Cryomorphaceae bacterium:
GCCTCAGCTGCCGACGCAAATTCAGCCACGGCGTTTCCTTCTATAAGTAGCCTGTCTGCCACAAACTTCATGGTTCGCGGATTGGGCGTCATTTCTGCATATACATTGGTAGGAATCATCGTTTCAGGTGTCAATAAGTTGTTAAATCTCTTGTGAAGACAAAGGTAAGGAAGTAACTTTACCTTTCCGAGTCCGAAATTGTTCTGTCA
This window contains:
- a CDS encoding NifU family protein, which gives rise to MTPETMIPTNVYAEMTPNPRTMKFVADRLLIEGNAVAEFASAAEA